The following proteins come from a genomic window of Nostoc sp. ATCC 53789:
- a CDS encoding TylF/MycF/NovP-related O-methyltransferase yields the protein MNNASIENQLNQANQYFNNQQFSEAIKLYKAIFRDNPQLAKQGLSISLAHCLLLSVNWQEISANLIPGTNYLEISGWLNSLSQGKPVNAQNLPIPWYTYPAIEFLEDKIKRDFSVFEFGGGQSTLWWADKVQQVISIESDEGWFNQIYQQMPLNVQLKLELDEQKYADFILQYPDKYFDVIVVDGINRNGCLENSLDKLKQNGLLIFDNTDDHRYDSSLRLLSSLGYKKIDFWGFIPGYVYKNCTSLFFKSTEILETNSLPSEKKSVLGKSCMQITSPKATEMSNYEYEDNWQLTTPVAFLIFNRPETTTRVFEAIRQAKPPKLLVVADGARADKLAEAEKCAATRAIINQVDWECEVLTNYSDVNLGCRKRISSGLDWIFEQVEEAIILEDDCLPHPTFFRYCQELLEKYRDDERIMMISGDNFQFGSNRTEYSYYFSRYGHCWGWASWRRAWTKYDDSMQLWTELRDNNWLNEVLQNEQAVSYWSKIFQGVYDGFNTWDYIWQYTLWINNALTILPNINLVSNIGFGSGTHTTTDNNKLGNMTVEAVKFPLKHPLFMIRNTQADNFTEETIFSSAANKMKLKPEYYISLEEIITKVNNNQNKVVLDSIYSSIREYNAINYVKAVALARQGKITEALATLETLLNHAPAHTKGIILRKELRKNLDSDTTAVHPIIEKANNLLEENQIAGCFEILNDSKALKQPIMGLDFLRAKCFLQMRQPAASIQSLREELRYFPENNQAENFLNQLLNQYPEFVSSNIQDSEFQELYRLIQPYTMLSEARLYSLFTLIKRICLENIPGNFVECGVAGGGSTALAAAVIKRHTRQPRWVYAFDSFDGMPAPTEKDKSNGILAEVTGWGTGTCAAPETSVKEICNKLGVGDIVQLVKGYFEDTLPKMRDRVGMIAFLHMDGDWYESTKTIINNFYDRISNDGFVQVDDYGFWEGCRQALHEFEAERQLKFELHQIDSTGVWFNCPHKFSINPVFEKSLIEEFDQDDPVKYGIQSQMSKNERFQLYYAVRKLLPTNSSPCRFVEIGSFAGSSLFLNQKALVREHNDLEGWAIDPGLHPQLKLVLDNLLSKITHLRMFSHDALAQLQTIFERDHNYPPYIFVDGDHSYEGVKRDIANYYPLLAPGGLMIFHDYLPPLDEQNSSSILFHHGGNEPGIRQACQELMENTYHCEIIELPLLYPDDPTQTQAYLPIIPGVLSSLKIYRKPSN from the coding sequence ATGAATAATGCCTCTATAGAAAATCAATTAAATCAAGCAAATCAATATTTTAACAACCAGCAGTTTTCCGAAGCTATTAAATTATATAAAGCAATATTTAGGGATAATCCTCAATTAGCAAAACAAGGATTGTCTATTAGTTTGGCACACTGTCTTCTCTTATCAGTAAATTGGCAAGAAATATCAGCAAATTTAATTCCAGGTACTAATTATCTAGAGATTTCTGGCTGGTTAAATTCTCTCTCCCAAGGAAAACCAGTTAATGCACAAAATCTACCTATTCCTTGGTACACTTATCCAGCAATTGAATTTTTAGAAGATAAGATTAAAAGAGATTTTTCAGTATTTGAATTTGGAGGAGGGCAATCAACTTTATGGTGGGCAGATAAAGTTCAACAAGTAATATCGATTGAAAGTGATGAGGGTTGGTTTAATCAAATTTATCAGCAAATGCCCCTGAATGTACAGTTAAAGTTAGAATTAGATGAACAAAAATATGCTGATTTTATTCTACAATATCCAGATAAATATTTTGATGTCATTGTAGTTGATGGTATTAACCGTAATGGTTGTTTAGAAAATAGTTTAGATAAGCTCAAACAGAATGGGTTACTAATTTTTGATAATACAGACGATCACCGCTATGATTCATCGCTACGATTACTCTCATCACTAGGGTATAAAAAAATTGATTTTTGGGGATTCATTCCGGGCTATGTTTATAAAAACTGTACTTCTCTTTTTTTCAAATCAACAGAAATTCTAGAAACTAATTCATTACCTAGCGAAAAAAAATCTGTTTTAGGTAAATCTTGTATGCAAATTACTAGCCCCAAAGCTACAGAAATGAGCAATTATGAATATGAAGATAATTGGCAGTTAACAACACCAGTTGCTTTTCTAATATTTAATCGCCCTGAAACTACTACCAGAGTCTTTGAAGCCATCCGCCAAGCTAAACCACCTAAATTATTAGTTGTAGCAGATGGAGCAAGAGCCGATAAACTCGCAGAAGCAGAAAAATGTGCTGCTACCAGAGCAATTATTAATCAAGTTGATTGGGAATGTGAAGTATTAACTAATTACTCTGATGTTAATTTAGGTTGTCGAAAAAGAATTAGTAGTGGTTTAGATTGGATATTTGAGCAAGTAGAAGAAGCGATTATTTTAGAAGATGATTGTCTCCCTCATCCAACTTTTTTCCGTTACTGTCAAGAATTATTAGAGAAATATCGTGATGATGAACGCATTATGATGATTTCGGGTGATAACTTCCAATTTGGAAGCAATAGAACTGAATATAGTTATTATTTTTCTCGTTACGGTCATTGTTGGGGCTGGGCTAGTTGGAGACGTGCATGGACAAAATATGATGATTCCATGCAACTATGGACAGAATTAAGAGATAATAATTGGCTTAATGAAGTCTTGCAAAATGAGCAGGCAGTTTCTTACTGGTCAAAAATATTCCAAGGTGTTTATGATGGCTTCAATACTTGGGATTATATTTGGCAATATACCCTCTGGATTAATAACGCATTGACTATATTACCTAATATCAATCTTGTTTCTAATATTGGTTTTGGCTCAGGTACTCACACAACTACAGATAATAATAAGCTGGGTAATATGACAGTAGAAGCTGTGAAATTTCCCCTTAAACATCCTCTTTTTATGATTAGAAATACTCAGGCAGATAATTTTACTGAGGAAACTATATTTAGTAGTGCTGCTAATAAAATGAAATTAAAGCCAGAATATTATATTTCTCTGGAAGAAATTATTACAAAGGTAAATAACAATCAAAATAAAGTTGTTTTAGATTCAATATATTCATCAATACGAGAATATAATGCTATAAATTATGTTAAGGCAGTTGCATTAGCTAGACAAGGAAAAATAACTGAAGCTTTGGCAACGTTGGAAACATTACTTAATCATGCTCCGGCTCACACGAAGGGAATAATACTAAGAAAAGAATTAAGAAAAAATCTGGACTCAGATACAACAGCAGTTCATCCCATTATTGAAAAAGCAAACAATCTGTTAGAAGAAAATCAGATTGCGGGATGTTTTGAAATCCTAAATGATTCCAAAGCTTTAAAACAGCCCATTATGGGTTTAGATTTTTTAAGGGCAAAATGTTTTTTGCAAATGAGACAACCCGCCGCTTCTATTCAATCCCTACGTGAAGAACTACGCTATTTTCCTGAGAATAATCAAGCCGAGAACTTCCTGAATCAGTTATTAAATCAATATCCTGAATTTGTATCTAGTAATATCCAAGACTCTGAGTTTCAAGAATTATATAGGTTAATTCAACCTTATACAATGCTGAGTGAGGCGAGACTATATTCACTATTTACGCTCATCAAAAGAATTTGTTTAGAAAATATCCCCGGTAACTTTGTCGAGTGTGGAGTTGCAGGCGGAGGTTCAACAGCCCTTGCAGCCGCAGTGATTAAACGCCATACCAGACAACCCCGTTGGGTTTATGCCTTTGACTCTTTTGATGGAATGCCAGCACCGACAGAAAAAGATAAGTCTAATGGTATTCTTGCTGAGGTAACGGGATGGGGTACAGGTACTTGTGCCGCACCAGAAACTAGTGTGAAGGAAATCTGCAATAAACTGGGCGTTGGTGATATTGTCCAGTTAGTTAAAGGTTATTTTGAAGACACCCTACCAAAAATGAGAGATCGAGTAGGGATGATTGCTTTTCTACACATGGATGGCGATTGGTACGAATCTACTAAAACCATAATTAATAATTTCTATGATCGCATTTCCAATGATGGATTTGTACAGGTAGATGATTATGGTTTTTGGGAAGGATGTCGTCAAGCCCTACATGAATTTGAAGCCGAGCGTCAACTAAAATTTGAGCTTCATCAAATAGACAGTACAGGAGTTTGGTTTAATTGCCCGCACAAATTTTCCATTAATCCAGTGTTTGAAAAGTCATTAATTGAAGAATTTGACCAAGATGATCCTGTGAAGTACGGTATTCAAAGTCAAATGTCGAAGAATGAGCGTTTTCAGCTATATTATGCTGTGCGTAAACTTTTACCAACTAATTCTTCTCCTTGCCGTTTTGTGGAGATCGGCTCCTTTGCCGGAAGTTCATTATTTTTGAATCAAAAAGCCCTAGTCAGAGAGCATAATGACTTAGAAGGATGGGCAATTGATCCAGGATTACACCCCCAATTAAAATTAGTATTGGATAACTTACTCTCAAAAATTACTCATTTGAGAATGTTTTCTCATGATGCTTTAGCTCAATTACAGACTATCTTTGAGCGAGATCATAACTATCCACCTTATATTTTTGTCGATGGCGATCATTCTTATGAAGGTGTGAAACGAGATATTGCTAACTATTATCCTTTACTTGCTCCTGGTGGCTTAATGATTTTCCATGATTATTTACCTCCTCTAGATGAGCAAAATAGTTCCT
- a CDS encoding tetratricopeptide repeat protein produces the protein MAGSGEEYVITRKKQIERRQKIVTIVSLVSFVGSTVFAVIPAIQQASQPKPVIASPSAESVLQQQARGYELVLQREPENLTALEGLVNMRLKLKDTQAAIQPLEKLVKLRPDRPNYKVLLEQIKKEKGKSDSQTNNEPKSN, from the coding sequence ATGGCTGGTTCGGGGGAAGAATACGTAATTACCCGTAAAAAACAGATTGAACGGCGACAAAAGATAGTCACGATAGTGTCGTTAGTGTCGTTTGTCGGTTCTACAGTGTTTGCAGTAATTCCGGCAATCCAACAGGCTAGTCAACCTAAGCCAGTAATTGCATCTCCTTCTGCTGAGTCAGTATTACAGCAACAAGCACGGGGTTACGAGTTGGTTTTACAAAGGGAACCAGAAAACCTAACAGCGCTGGAGGGATTGGTAAATATGCGGCTAAAGTTGAAAGATACTCAGGCTGCTATTCAACCTTTGGAAAAGTTGGTGAAGTTACGCCCTGACAGACCAAATTACAAAGTTCTTTTAGAGCAGATTAAGAAAGAAAAGGGAAAGAGCGATTCCCAGACAAATAACGAGCCGAAGTCTAATTAA
- a CDS encoding DUF4327 family protein, with protein sequence MTQQVIHPMVKLQRNVQSLIESNIIKPSDSIWKIALLYGNEWQHWKQELLDFGFSMQDPVSELLAVETWDEE encoded by the coding sequence ATGACTCAGCAAGTGATTCACCCGATGGTGAAATTGCAGCGCAACGTGCAATCACTCATAGAATCGAATATTATCAAGCCAAGTGATAGCATCTGGAAAATCGCTTTGCTCTATGGTAATGAATGGCAGCACTGGAAACAGGAACTGCTAGACTTTGGCTTTAGTATGCAAGACCCAGTTAGTGAACTGCTAGCTGTAGAAACTTGGGATGAAGAATAG
- a CDS encoding protein kinase, whose translation MVSLTLLEPQQKTPLQQWCFENSSIIRIGRATDNHVVLTDSLVSRHHLELRHVGSADNGSGWRLISQGTNGTFLNGVLVIQSPLPDNSLLQLAQGGPILQFQIQEVTVLETGLRSLQQIQGTEENAVATVYSAQGQYTCTHEGNSPNNLFCIHCGQPLSVQQKIRHYQVLRTLGQGGMGTTYLAWDGSGQIGSIPQLLVLKQMNADMAKIAKAQELFEREAHTLKSLNHPGIPKYYDFFVEGGKKYLAMELIHGQDLEKRVYTTGPVTPSQAIAWMIQTCDILEYLHSQEPPLIHRDIKPANLMVRSSLNRIVVLDFGAVKEIGTAPGTRIGAEGYCAPEQERGQPLTQSDLYAIGPTLIFLLTGENPFKYYRQKGRNFRFDVAKVPTISSQLRDVIDRVTEPLPRDRYQTAKELAAALAACKV comes from the coding sequence GTGGTTAGTCTGACTCTCTTAGAACCGCAACAGAAAACGCCCCTCCAGCAGTGGTGCTTTGAGAACTCTTCCATAATTCGGATTGGTCGAGCAACAGATAATCACGTTGTTTTAACTGATAGTTTAGTTTCGCGGCATCATCTAGAACTGAGACACGTTGGTTCTGCCGACAATGGCAGTGGTTGGCGGCTGATTAGTCAGGGTACAAATGGGACTTTCCTCAACGGTGTCCTTGTGATTCAGAGTCCGTTACCAGATAATTCCCTTTTGCAACTAGCACAAGGAGGCCCAATACTGCAATTCCAAATTCAGGAAGTAACAGTACTGGAAACTGGTTTGCGATCGCTACAACAAATACAAGGAACAGAAGAAAACGCCGTTGCAACAGTCTATTCAGCCCAAGGTCAATACACTTGTACGCATGAAGGGAACTCCCCGAACAATCTGTTTTGCATCCACTGCGGTCAACCTCTTTCAGTGCAACAGAAAATTCGTCATTATCAGGTGTTGCGAACTCTCGGACAAGGAGGTATGGGTACTACTTATCTCGCTTGGGATGGGTCTGGTCAGATTGGGAGTATCCCACAACTGCTGGTGTTGAAGCAAATGAATGCTGATATGGCAAAAATTGCCAAAGCTCAAGAATTATTTGAGCGGGAGGCGCATACTCTCAAATCCCTTAACCATCCGGGAATACCCAAGTATTACGACTTCTTTGTCGAAGGCGGAAAAAAATACTTGGCAATGGAACTAATCCACGGACAAGATTTAGAGAAACGTGTCTATACAACTGGGCCAGTTACGCCAAGCCAAGCGATCGCTTGGATGATCCAAACCTGCGATATTTTAGAATATCTTCATAGCCAAGAACCTCCACTAATTCACCGCGATATTAAACCCGCCAATTTAATGGTGCGAAGTTCACTAAATCGCATAGTAGTACTGGATTTTGGCGCAGTTAAGGAAATTGGCACAGCGCCCGGTACCCGGATTGGTGCAGAAGGTTATTGCGCTCCTGAACAAGAACGAGGACAACCTTTGACTCAATCTGACTTGTATGCAATTGGGCCAACGCTGATTTTTCTGCTCACAGGCGAAAACCCGTTTAAGTATTACCGCCAAAAGGGGCGCAACTTCAGGTTTGATGTGGCAAAAGTTCCCACCATCAGTTCCCAATTAAGAGATGTGATTGATCGCGTTACAGAACCATTACCACGTGATCGCTACCAAACTGCAAAGGAATTAGCTGCGGCCTTAGCTGCTTGTAAAGTTTAG
- a CDS encoding serine/threonine phosphatase, with protein MLICPQCKFENPKSNKFCQSCGTSLTHKVCPECSAEDVPVNALLCHNCGTECGTVFWAIIAKETIGEALGVKTDEEDVGLEGDEEAISSLSPLSLSSHALGSYLDSQERYQLLDPLPTQTETATITVTGVRVLDCQPYQISPIEAILASQQSDLLTPSVDATGIPHLAKPYIALHSQNQREIPLIHDAWQQGDMQVVIIEDRSNWQPLVDLWQEETTSSLKILHWCYQMTQLWALLEPVNCRQSLLDLSNLRLDEDQTLALQRLYVESSSSLSVSESPEDAEAQTSAIPEEPLTIQALGRVWQALFRQSQRTQFGSVVQMLGDLDVGKIHTIAQLRSRLEEISIELEALGTATLPPIKENNTTVPTMQQSDEPEDIISKIDDMPTVVLAMQLSSLEDAGRTDVGRQRHHNEDYFGIETKIQKLEFPKSRVLEGHGLYILCDGMGGHAGGEIASELAVNTLRQYFQEHWIANQLPTEDSIREAVYLANEAIYKLNQQDARSGVGRMGTTLVMLLIQDTQAAVAHVGDSRLYRLTRKGGLEQVTVDHEVGQREITRGVEASIAYARPDAYQLTQALGPRDENSINPDVGFFEINEDTLLLLASDGLSDNDLLETHWQTHLEPLLSSGANLEQGVTKLIDLGNQYNGHDNITGILIRAKVRPNLES; from the coding sequence ATGCTGATTTGCCCTCAGTGTAAATTTGAAAACCCCAAAAGCAATAAATTCTGTCAAAGCTGTGGCACATCCCTGACCCACAAAGTTTGTCCTGAATGCAGCGCCGAAGATGTACCTGTAAATGCACTACTTTGTCACAACTGTGGCACGGAATGTGGAACAGTGTTTTGGGCAATTATTGCTAAAGAAACGATTGGGGAAGCTTTGGGAGTAAAGACAGATGAGGAAGATGTGGGATTAGAGGGAGATGAAGAAGCAATATCCTCGTTATCTCCTCTATCCCTTAGTTCTCATGCATTAGGCTCTTATTTAGACTCCCAAGAGCGCTATCAATTGTTAGATCCGCTACCTACCCAAACGGAAACTGCCACCATTACTGTTACAGGTGTGAGAGTTCTAGACTGCCAGCCGTATCAAATATCACCAATTGAGGCAATACTAGCAAGTCAGCAATCCGATTTACTAACGCCATCAGTAGATGCAACTGGAATTCCTCACCTTGCGAAACCTTATATTGCCTTACACTCTCAAAATCAGCGCGAGATACCACTGATTCACGATGCATGGCAGCAGGGGGATATGCAGGTAGTGATAATTGAAGACCGCTCAAATTGGCAGCCTTTAGTTGACTTATGGCAAGAAGAGACAACAAGTTCGTTAAAAATTTTACACTGGTGTTATCAAATGACCCAACTTTGGGCATTGTTGGAACCAGTAAATTGTCGTCAAAGCCTTTTAGATTTATCAAATTTGCGATTGGATGAAGACCAAACGCTGGCGCTACAAAGATTGTATGTGGAATCATCAAGTTCTCTGTCTGTCAGCGAGTCCCCAGAAGATGCCGAAGCCCAAACATCTGCTATTCCAGAGGAGCCGTTAACCATTCAAGCTTTGGGGCGAGTTTGGCAAGCACTATTTAGGCAGTCTCAACGCACTCAATTTGGCTCTGTAGTCCAGATGTTGGGAGATTTAGATGTAGGTAAGATTCACACAATCGCACAATTGCGATCGCGTTTGGAGGAAATCTCTATTGAACTGGAAGCACTAGGAACCGCAACTTTGCCCCCAATAAAGGAGAACAATACTACTGTGCCGACTATGCAGCAATCAGACGAACCAGAAGATATCATTAGCAAAATTGATGATATGCCAACTGTTGTGCTGGCGATGCAGTTAAGTAGCTTGGAAGATGCAGGACGCACAGATGTAGGCCGTCAACGTCATCATAATGAAGACTACTTTGGTATTGAAACCAAAATTCAAAAGTTGGAGTTCCCTAAAAGTCGAGTTCTAGAAGGGCATGGTTTGTATATTCTCTGCGATGGTATGGGTGGACATGCTGGCGGCGAGATAGCCAGTGAGTTAGCAGTCAACACCCTACGGCAATACTTTCAAGAACACTGGATTGCCAATCAATTGCCAACAGAAGATAGCATTCGTGAGGCAGTATATTTAGCTAATGAGGCGATTTACAAGCTCAATCAACAAGATGCCCGTTCTGGAGTAGGGCGTATGGGTACAACTCTAGTAATGCTCTTAATTCAAGATACTCAAGCAGCAGTTGCTCATGTGGGAGATAGCCGTCTCTATCGCTTGACGCGTAAGGGGGGACTAGAACAAGTCACAGTAGATCATGAAGTTGGCCAACGGGAAATTACCCGAGGAGTAGAAGCAAGCATAGCTTACGCCCGCCCGGATGCCTACCAACTCACCCAAGCTTTGGGGCCTCGTGATGAAAATTCGATTAATCCTGATGTAGGCTTTTTTGAGATTAATGAAGATACTCTTCTGCTTTTGGCATCGGACGGTCTATCAGATAATGATTTACTAGAAACCCATTGGCAGACTCATTTAGAACCCTTGCTTAGTTCGGGCGCTAACTTAGAACAAGGTGTTACCAAATTAATTGATTTAGGAAACCAATACAATGGTCACGACAACATTACTGGTATACTTATTCGGGCAAAAGTACGCCCAAATTTGGAAAGTTAA
- a CDS encoding basic amino acid ABC transporter substrate-binding protein → MATDPTFVPFEIQKASGDLEGFDIDLMNALAKVAGFAVQFESLPFDGMISTLQAKRVDAAISGITITAERLKTIAFSRPYFKAGLAIAVREDNQNIQDFNSLKGKKIAVQIGSTGADFAKTIPNAKISTFNSGPEFFQDLLNGNVDAVVSDAFATLYAIKNGKLKGIRVVADLLTEEYYGIATPKGSPHLDAINKGIETLLSNGTYKQIYQKWFNAEPPQLPNS, encoded by the coding sequence GTGGCGACAGATCCCACCTTTGTCCCTTTTGAAATCCAAAAGGCTAGCGGGGACTTGGAAGGTTTTGATATTGATTTGATGAATGCACTAGCTAAAGTAGCAGGTTTTGCAGTCCAATTTGAAAGTCTACCTTTTGATGGCATGATCTCGACTTTACAAGCTAAAAGAGTTGATGCGGCAATTAGCGGAATCACCATTACCGCCGAACGCCTGAAAACAATTGCTTTTTCACGACCTTATTTTAAAGCCGGACTAGCGATCGCTGTCCGCGAAGACAATCAAAATATTCAAGACTTCAACAGTCTCAAAGGTAAAAAAATCGCTGTACAAATTGGTTCTACTGGGGCAGATTTTGCCAAAACCATCCCTAACGCCAAAATTAGTACTTTTAATTCTGGGCCAGAATTTTTCCAGGACTTGCTCAATGGCAACGTTGATGCTGTGGTTAGCGATGCTTTTGCAACTTTGTATGCGATTAAAAATGGCAAACTCAAAGGCATCAGAGTTGTTGCCGATTTGCTGACTGAAGAATACTACGGGATTGCTACACCTAAAGGCTCCCCCCATTTAGATGCAATAAACAAAGGTATAGAGACTTTGTTATCCAATGGAACTTACAAGCAAATTTATCAAAAATGGTTTAATGCAGAACCCCCGCAATTGCCAAACTCTTGA
- a CDS encoding PLP-dependent aminotransferase family protein, with translation MVSTTPAYRITDLFAERAKNLAPPTYGTELSKIVTVSFAYGLADPILFPHTDLAAASAVVLAEEAPIALNYGPPSAQLYEQIILRLQAKGIAADRDRLIIGYGSGQILGLLPDVFVEPGDVVIVEGPTFLGVVTRFVHAGARIITIPVDELGMDVDALEVTLNDLKKQGIRPRFIYTIPTFHNPTGATMPLFRRQKLVALAAEYGVLIVEDDAYSDLRFRGETMPSLATLDQEGWVLYVSTFSKIIAPGIRLGWACGDPAIIERLAMFKSEGPVGPFVSHVVARYCATGKLDNHIQELIACYKHKCNLLLEAIAQEFPSDVVALRPDGGFFVWCKLPPDISAKALLMAAGEHGISFLPGTRCYANGQGDDAIRLAFSFQPTQKIVEGIATLGAVLRGLR, from the coding sequence ATGGTTTCTACAACCCCTGCTTACCGAATTACTGATTTGTTCGCCGAACGCGCAAAGAACCTTGCACCACCAACTTACGGTACAGAATTAAGCAAAATTGTTACCGTCAGCTTTGCCTACGGTCTAGCCGATCCAATTCTCTTTCCTCACACTGACTTGGCTGCTGCAAGTGCCGTTGTGCTGGCAGAAGAGGCTCCGATCGCTCTCAATTACGGCCCGCCTTCCGCTCAACTGTATGAGCAAATTATCCTCCGCTTGCAGGCGAAGGGAATTGCTGCCGATCGCGATCGCCTAATCATTGGCTACGGTTCTGGTCAAATTCTCGGCTTGCTACCAGATGTGTTTGTGGAACCTGGTGATGTAGTAATTGTCGAAGGGCCAACCTTCTTGGGAGTAGTTACCAGATTTGTCCACGCTGGCGCACGCATAATTACCATTCCTGTGGATGAGTTAGGGATGGATGTAGATGCGCTAGAAGTAACATTGAACGATTTAAAAAAACAGGGCATCCGTCCCCGATTTATTTATACTATTCCCACCTTTCATAATCCCACAGGTGCTACTATGCCGTTATTTCGCCGCCAAAAACTGGTAGCATTAGCGGCTGAGTATGGCGTTCTAATCGTGGAAGACGATGCTTATAGCGATTTGCGCTTTCGAGGGGAAACTATGCCCTCCCTGGCAACTCTCGACCAAGAGGGGTGGGTATTATATGTGAGTACCTTCTCAAAAATTATTGCGCCTGGTATCCGGCTAGGCTGGGCTTGTGGCGATCCAGCGATTATTGAGCGGCTGGCGATGTTCAAAAGTGAGGGGCCTGTGGGGCCATTTGTCAGCCATGTAGTTGCCCGCTATTGTGCTACAGGGAAACTAGACAATCACATTCAAGAGCTAATTGCCTGCTATAAACATAAGTGCAATTTGTTATTAGAAGCGATCGCTCAAGAGTTTCCCAGTGATGTAGTTGCTCTGCGTCCCGATGGCGGCTTCTTCGTTTGGTGTAAATTGCCACCAGATATCAGCGCTAAAGCACTTCTGATGGCTGCTGGTGAACACGGCATCAGTTTTCTGCCAGGGACTCGCTGCTACGCCAATGGACAAGGGGATGATGCCATCAGGTTAGCTTTTAGCTTTCAGCCAACACAGAAGATTGTTGAAGGAATCGCTACATTAGGAGCGGTATTGCGCGGATTGAGGTAA
- the cbiD gene encoding cobalt-precorrin-5B (C(1))-methyltransferase CbiD — protein sequence MSRSGYTLPVFACAAAVAALHWLHDRKPLTLASVDLIEPAQIAEIPIEQVAGLSENTALAITRSDPGDNLDLTKDTPIWALVEWREAGETVIIKGGEGIGRQMNADDKPAIYAYAQRLLKENLQRILAPGEKITVTIILPEGRSLAVRTSNSAFGVVEGLSLLGTTGISQPLSTPDQLAVFRAELQNKASRFESLVFCIGENGLDLARKLGINPEQLVKTANWLGPMLVEADVLGVKEILLFGYHGKLMKLAGGIFHTHHYLADGRREILAAHCAIAGLKSPDIQAVFNSATAEAALIYLKSLDASTDSDWVNQVYSAIAETIDVRSQEYIQSHSERGTEVTVCGSILFDRDRKIIVKSKTAGLLMGKLC from the coding sequence ATGTCCCGTTCTGGATACACACTCCCGGTTTTTGCGTGTGCTGCTGCTGTTGCAGCTTTACACTGGTTACACGATCGCAAACCCCTAACTCTAGCCTCAGTAGATTTGATTGAACCGGCTCAAATCGCCGAAATCCCAATTGAACAGGTAGCAGGATTATCTGAGAATACAGCTTTAGCAATTACCCGCAGCGATCCCGGTGATAATCTTGACCTGACTAAAGATACACCGATTTGGGCATTGGTGGAATGGCGAGAAGCGGGGGAGACTGTAATTATTAAAGGCGGGGAAGGGATTGGCAGACAGATGAATGCTGATGACAAACCTGCTATTTATGCTTATGCTCAAAGGCTTTTAAAAGAAAACTTGCAACGAATACTAGCACCAGGGGAAAAAATCACGGTGACGATTATTCTACCCGAAGGGCGATCGCTAGCTGTTCGAACTTCAAATTCTGCTTTTGGTGTGGTTGAAGGACTTTCGCTTTTAGGCACAACCGGTATTTCTCAACCTTTGAGTACGCCAGATCAGCTTGCAGTCTTTCGGGCAGAATTACAAAATAAAGCCAGTCGTTTTGAGAGTTTAGTATTCTGTATCGGCGAGAATGGACTAGATTTAGCGCGTAAACTAGGGATTAATCCCGAACAATTGGTCAAAACTGCTAACTGGCTCGGCCCAATGTTAGTAGAAGCTGATGTGCTAGGCGTGAAAGAAATTTTATTATTTGGCTATCACGGTAAGCTGATGAAATTGGCGGGGGGAATTTTTCACACCCATCACTACTTGGCTGATGGACGGCGGGAAATTTTGGCCGCGCACTGTGCGATCGCAGGTTTAAAATCACCAGATATCCAAGCTGTATTTAATAGTGCTACCGCCGAAGCAGCACTAATATATCTAAAATCGCTAGATGCTTCAACCGACAGTGATTGGGTAAATCAAGTTTACAGTGCGATCGCAGAAACTATCGATGTTCGTTCCCAAGAATACATTCAAAGCCATAGCGAAAGGGGCACAGAGGTTACAGTCTGTGGCTCAATTCTCTTCGATCGCGATCGCAAAATTATCGTGAAGAGTAAAACTGCTGGTCTGTTGATGGGAAAATTATGTTAA